Sequence from the Armatimonadota bacterium genome:
CGTGCCGGTCCCGGTCCCCACTAGGACGTAGCGGCCGTCGAGGGTGGCCGTCACCCCGCCCTGGAACATCGCCACGGCCAGCGCCGCTTCCGCTGCACGGACCTCGGCCAAGGCGCGCCCGACCTCGGGCCGCGCCAGGGCGCGCTCGACCGCGGCCGGCTCGGGCACGTCCACGGTGGGAGGCGGGGCCGGGGCCGTCACCGCCACCGGGGTGCCGGGCTCCAGGGCGAGCGCGGTCCGCAGCGCGGTGCGGCGGGTCTCGAGCTGGCCGCGGGCGTCCAGCAGGTCCACCTCCGCTGCCGCCAGCGCCGCCTCGGCCCGGACAACGTCGGCGCGGGCGACGCGTCCCGCACGGAAGTTGGCCTCCGCCGCCTGGAGCTGGGTGCGGGCCTGGGCCACGGCCTGCTCCCGCAACGCCACCACCTGCTCGCCGGCCACCACGTTCATGAACGCCTGGACCGCGGCAAAGGCCACCTCGGCCCGCGTCGCCTCCAGCCCGAGCCGGGCCGCCTCGGCCTGGGCCTCCGCCTGACGGATCTGCGCCTGGCGGACGCCCCCATCGTAGACCAGGTAGGTGACGCCGACGGAGAGGGTCCCCGAGACGCCGGCCGGGCTCGCGCTGGGGCCTCCGGTCAGGAGCACCGACGGACCGAGCCCCGCCCGGGCCAGGCGCACCTGCGCCTCCGCGGCGCGGGCGGCGGAGGCGGCCGCGTGCACCTGCGGGTGGCGTTCCACGGCCTGCGCTACCGCGGCGGGCAGCGTGAGCGGCGCAGGCGCCTGCGCCACGACGGGCGCCGCCGCCTGTGCGCCGCCTCCCGCCTGGGCAGGGACCATGCCCATCGCGCTCCCCGCCCCAAGCGCCATGACGGCGATTTTGAGGAAGGTCACCGCAACCTGGAGTCGGCGGTGGAGGACCGGGGAGCGTGAGCGAACCGGGTGGTCATGACCGCCAGACGACATCCTGCCTCCTCTACGGGCGTCGTGCGCTCGACGGCACAGCAAGGCCTGCTCTCTGGAACGCGGGGTCACCGCGGCTGGTTCGCTCCGGCCACCGCGCCTTCCTCTCCCCCGTTCTTCCTCGGCCCCGTCC
This genomic interval carries:
- a CDS encoding TolC family protein — its product is MTFLKIAVMALGAGSAMGMVPAQAGGGAQAAAPVVAQAPAPLTLPAAVAQAVERHPQVHAAASAARAAEAQVRLARAGLGPSVLLTGGPSASPAGVSGTLSVGVTYLVYDGGVRQAQIRQAEAQAEAARLGLEATRAEVAFAAVQAFMNVVAGEQVVALREQAVAQARTQLQAAEANFRAGRVARADVVRAEAALAAAEVDLLDARGQLETRRTALRTALALEPGTPVAVTAPAPPPTVDVPEPAAVERALARPEVGRALAEVRAAEAALAVAMFQGGVTATLDGRYVLVGTGTGTAAGGAWSVGVGLSLPVYDAGRRAAQVEQARAALDTARARLETLRAQVRQEAVATRTQALTAAAKVEAARRSAEAAREALRVAEGRYAAGVGTLLEVTTARTDLAAAETALAQAMADRWTTLAAFRRATAQAVLP